In Microbacterium enclense, one genomic interval encodes:
- the groES gene encoding co-chaperone GroES has translation MSVSIKPLEDRIVIKQVEAEQTTASGLVIPDTAKEKPQEGEVVAVGPGRIDDNGNRVPLDVAVGDRVLYSKYGGTEVKFGAEEYLVLSARDVLAVVVR, from the coding sequence GTGTCGGTTTCCATCAAGCCGCTCGAGGACCGCATCGTCATCAAGCAGGTCGAGGCTGAGCAGACCACCGCGAGTGGGCTCGTCATCCCCGACACCGCCAAGGAGAAGCCGCAGGAGGGCGAAGTCGTCGCCGTCGGCCCCGGCCGCATCGACGACAACGGCAACCGCGTCCCCCTCGACGTCGCCGTCGGCGACCGTGTGCTCTACAGCAAGTACGGCGGCACCGAGGTCAAGTTCGGCGCCGAGGAGTACCTCGTGCTCTCGGCGCGTGACGTGCTGGCGGTCGTCGTCCGCTGA
- a CDS encoding class I SAM-dependent methyltransferase — MDTRELTALLTPDGLRLLDEVGPIASTDDAARAVSRLRAAGHSPELVSAVVGQARLRVRGAAKFGPFAARMLFTRAGLEQATRLSIAARHAGRFRAAGLTHVADLGCGIGGDALGLAGLGIRVRAVDADEVTAAIAAYNLAPFGDTATVTHARAEDADLDGIDAVWLDPARRTAGHSETRQVASGEWSPSLEWVFALLVEKSGGVKLGPGFDRERIPDDVEAQWISADGSTIELVLWSGALARENVRRAALVVRGDEAWELTAPADSPDVEPRELGAFVHEPDGAVIRARLIGEVARALEAGMLAPGIAYLTSDSPLTSPFVSSFRVREMLPADPRKLAQALRARGVGTLEIKKRGVDIDPAILRKKLALRGDETATLIMTRVGSKRLALLADRV; from the coding sequence GTGGATACCCGCGAGCTGACCGCCCTGCTCACCCCGGACGGACTCCGCCTGCTCGACGAGGTGGGGCCGATCGCGTCCACCGACGACGCAGCCCGCGCCGTCTCGCGCCTGCGCGCCGCGGGACACTCCCCCGAGCTGGTATCGGCGGTCGTCGGCCAGGCTCGACTGCGCGTGCGAGGGGCGGCGAAGTTCGGGCCGTTCGCCGCGCGGATGCTCTTCACGCGCGCAGGGCTGGAGCAGGCGACCCGGCTGTCGATCGCCGCGCGGCACGCGGGCCGCTTCCGCGCGGCGGGACTGACACACGTGGCAGACCTGGGCTGCGGGATCGGTGGAGACGCGCTGGGGCTCGCCGGGCTCGGCATCCGGGTCCGTGCCGTCGACGCCGACGAGGTGACCGCCGCGATCGCCGCATACAACCTCGCTCCCTTCGGCGATACCGCGACCGTGACCCACGCGCGCGCGGAGGACGCCGACCTCGACGGGATCGACGCCGTATGGCTCGACCCCGCTCGGCGCACCGCGGGGCACTCCGAGACGCGGCAGGTGGCCTCGGGTGAATGGTCGCCCTCGCTGGAATGGGTGTTCGCGCTCCTCGTCGAGAAGTCGGGTGGGGTCAAGCTCGGCCCGGGCTTCGACCGCGAACGGATCCCCGACGACGTGGAAGCGCAGTGGATCAGTGCCGACGGATCGACGATCGAGCTCGTACTGTGGTCGGGCGCGCTCGCTCGCGAGAACGTGCGCCGCGCGGCGCTCGTGGTCCGGGGCGACGAGGCGTGGGAGCTCACGGCGCCGGCCGACAGCCCCGACGTCGAACCGCGCGAGCTCGGGGCCTTCGTGCACGAGCCCGACGGCGCCGTCATCCGCGCGCGCCTGATCGGGGAGGTCGCTCGCGCCCTCGAGGCCGGGATGCTCGCGCCCGGTATCGCGTACCTGACCTCCGACTCCCCGCTGACGAGTCCCTTCGTCTCGTCTTTCCGGGTACGCGAGATGCTCCCGGCGGACCCGAGGAAGCTCGCACAAGCCCTGCGTGCGCGGGGTGTGGGCACCCTCGAGATCAAGAAGCGCGGTGTCGACATCGATCCGGCGATCCTGCGCAAGAAGCTCGCGCTGCGCGGGGACGAGACCGCGACCCTGATCATGACGCGCGTCGGATCGAAGCGCCTCGCCCTGCTCGCCGATCGCGTCTGA
- the tsaD gene encoding tRNA (adenosine(37)-N6)-threonylcarbamoyltransferase complex transferase subunit TsaD translates to MNAPLVLGIETSCDETGIGIVRGRHLLSNTIASSMDEHARYGGVVPEVAARAHLEALQPSIDAALAEAGVTLADLDAVAVTSGPGLAGALMVGVGAAKGLAVALNKPLYAVNHLVGHIAADILDADAGELEYPTVALLVSGGHTSLLLVRDLTSDVELLGETMDDAAGEAFDKVARLLKLPYPGGPEIDRAAATGDPTAIRFPRGLSRASDMASHRYDFSFSGLKTAVARWVEQHEATGQAVPVADVAASFREAVVDVLVTKALDACARYGVPRLLLGGGVIANKRLRDVALERAGAAGVAVRIPPLRMCTDNGAMIAALAAELISSGRPPSTLAFGADSTLPVTEIQVAEDPDAEPPTPRAGVAA, encoded by the coding sequence ATGAACGCCCCCCTCGTGCTCGGCATCGAGACCAGTTGCGACGAGACCGGGATCGGCATCGTCCGCGGCCGGCACCTGCTGAGCAACACGATCGCCTCCAGCATGGACGAGCACGCCCGATACGGCGGTGTCGTGCCCGAGGTCGCCGCTCGTGCGCACCTCGAGGCGCTGCAGCCCTCGATCGATGCGGCGCTCGCCGAGGCGGGTGTGACACTCGCCGACCTCGACGCCGTCGCGGTCACGAGCGGCCCGGGTCTCGCGGGTGCGCTCATGGTCGGTGTGGGCGCGGCGAAGGGCCTCGCCGTGGCGCTGAACAAGCCGCTGTACGCCGTCAATCACCTCGTCGGGCACATCGCGGCCGACATCCTGGATGCCGACGCGGGCGAGCTCGAGTACCCCACCGTCGCTCTGCTGGTCAGCGGCGGTCACACCTCGCTGCTCCTCGTCCGTGACCTCACCAGCGATGTCGAACTGCTCGGCGAGACGATGGACGACGCGGCCGGGGAGGCGTTCGACAAGGTCGCGCGCCTGCTGAAGCTGCCGTATCCCGGCGGTCCCGAGATCGACCGAGCGGCGGCCACCGGCGATCCCACCGCCATCCGCTTCCCGCGTGGCCTCTCGCGCGCGTCCGACATGGCGTCCCATCGCTACGACTTCTCGTTCTCGGGTCTGAAGACGGCCGTCGCACGCTGGGTCGAGCAGCACGAGGCCACCGGTCAGGCCGTGCCGGTCGCCGATGTCGCCGCCTCGTTCCGAGAGGCCGTCGTCGACGTGCTGGTCACGAAGGCCCTCGACGCCTGCGCGCGCTACGGCGTCCCCCGCCTGCTGCTGGGCGGGGGCGTGATCGCGAACAAGCGCTTGCGCGACGTCGCCCTCGAGCGCGCCGGGGCTGCAGGCGTCGCCGTGCGCATCCCCCCGCTGCGCATGTGCACCGACAACGGCGCGATGATCGCGGCCCTGGCCGCCGAGCTCATCTCCTCGGGCCGGCCTCCCTCGACCCTCGCCTTCGGCGCCGACTCGACGCTCCCGGTGACCGAGATCCAGGTGGCGGAAGATCCGGATGCCGAGCCGCCGACGCCCCGTGCCGGAGTCGCCGCGTGA
- the rimI gene encoding ribosomal protein S18-alanine N-acetyltransferase: MEIRPATLDDLDAIMALEHASFPTDAWSPAMMREELLSPHGWYVVAEEAGRPIGYAGLRAVRGARDADVQTITITETARGRGRGRALLAALLDEAARREVHDVFLDVRADNPVAQALYASEGFVEVGRRARYYQPDDVDAIVMQLDLRGWAARRAEGVASGASAGTGAAASASADPEMRIGSGATTPIDPDPRSLPGSATAATTGKGWC, translated from the coding sequence ATGGAGATTCGGCCGGCCACCCTCGACGACCTCGACGCCATCATGGCGCTCGAGCACGCCTCGTTCCCCACCGATGCGTGGAGCCCGGCGATGATGCGCGAAGAACTCCTCTCCCCGCACGGCTGGTACGTGGTCGCCGAGGAGGCCGGACGACCCATCGGGTACGCGGGATTGCGGGCGGTGCGCGGGGCGCGGGATGCCGACGTCCAGACGATCACCATCACCGAGACCGCGCGGGGTCGCGGTCGGGGGCGTGCGCTGCTCGCCGCCCTGCTCGACGAAGCCGCGCGCCGCGAGGTGCACGACGTGTTCCTGGACGTGCGCGCCGACAATCCCGTCGCGCAGGCGCTCTATGCCTCGGAGGGGTTCGTCGAGGTCGGCCGCCGCGCGCGGTACTACCAGCCCGACGACGTCGACGCGATCGTGATGCAGCTCGATCTGCGAGGGTGGGCGGCGCGACGCGCCGAGGGCGTGGCATCCGGGGCCTCCGCGGGCACCGGCGCGGCGGCATCCGCTTCCGCGGATCCGGAGATGCGCATCGGATCCGGAGCGACCACGCCGATCGATCCGGATCCGCGGTCATTGCCCGGATCTGCGACCGCCGCAACCACCGGAAAGGGCTGGTGCTGA
- the tsaB gene encoding tRNA (adenosine(37)-N6)-threonylcarbamoyltransferase complex dimerization subunit type 1 TsaB, with product MILGIDTSLGTAVAAITRDGEVLADEQSANPLGHAEVIGDLLRRATTAAPSPTHVAIGMGPGPFTGLRVGIATARVYAVGRGIPVVPVPSHDGIALGILLADALSRADTARFAVVTDARRRELAYSVYDGIDDDGLPVRITDAALSPRDDLEGRLADLGAARVDATSVSAAMIALVAARALDAGRTLAGAEPLYLRSPDVVAAHAPKRVS from the coding sequence GTGATCCTCGGTATCGACACCTCGCTCGGCACCGCCGTCGCGGCGATCACGCGCGACGGCGAGGTGCTCGCCGATGAGCAGAGCGCCAATCCCCTCGGGCACGCCGAGGTGATCGGTGATCTGCTGCGACGCGCGACGACCGCAGCGCCCTCGCCGACACATGTCGCCATCGGCATGGGACCGGGGCCGTTCACGGGCCTGCGCGTGGGGATCGCGACCGCCCGCGTTTACGCGGTGGGCCGCGGCATCCCCGTCGTCCCCGTTCCCAGCCACGACGGCATCGCGCTCGGCATCCTGCTCGCCGACGCGCTGTCGCGCGCGGACACCGCGCGCTTCGCCGTCGTCACCGACGCACGCCGACGCGAGCTCGCGTACAGCGTCTACGACGGCATCGACGACGACGGACTCCCCGTGCGGATCACGGATGCCGCGCTCAGCCCGCGCGACGACCTCGAGGGTCGGCTCGCCGACCTCGGCGCGGCACGCGTCGACGCCACGTCCGTCTCGGCCGCGATGATCGCCCTCGTGGCGGCGCGGGCCCTCGATGCGGGGCGCACGCTCGCCGGCGCCGAACCGCTGTATCTGCGCAGCCCCGACGTCGTCGCCGCCCACGCCCCGAAGCGGGTCAGCTGA